A single genomic interval of Geotrypetes seraphini chromosome 1, aGeoSer1.1, whole genome shotgun sequence harbors:
- the PCDH7 gene encoding protocadherin-7 isoform X13: protein MRTLGLKSLPLLLLFLLVAPALVPGKRVLRYRLAEEGPADVRVGNVAADLDIVAGSGEVTFSLESGGEYLKIDNVTGELSTGERRVDREKLPQCQMIFDENECFIDFEVSVIGPSQSWVDLFEGRVIVADVNDNTPVFPSPVLTLTVEENRPVGTLYLLPTATDRDFGRNGIERYELLQEGGRALPPPSSPGEGKRRPDERSSGGGGVFELQVADTSEGEKQPQLIVKGALDREQRDSYELTLRVRDGGDPPRSSQSILRVLITDVNDNSPRFERSVYEADLAENSAPGTPILQVRATDADAGVNGQLEYVFGAATESVRRLLRLDETTGWLSVLHRIDREEVAQLRFTVAARDRGQPPRSDKATVVLNVRDENDNVPVVDIRKIGRIPVKDGVAHVAEDVLVDTPVALVQVSDRDQGENGAVTCTVVGDVPFQLKPASDGEGEQNKRKYFLHTSAPLDYESVREYHVVIVAVDSGSPSLSSNNSLLVKVGDTNDNPPLFSQNVLEVAFPENNLPGERVATVQATDADGGKNSELAYSLDPAVAGVFAIDPDSGDITVNSVLDREQMDHYEFRVTAKDKGVPVLQGTATVVVQVADRNDNEPKFMQDIFTFYVKENLQPNSPVGMVTVMDADKGRNAEMSLSIEDSTIFSIENDTGTIYSTVSFDREHQTSYTFRVKAVDGGEPPRSATATVSLFVMDENDNAPTVYYPSNRSHAVLLPSSNLRTVVATINATDNDTGVNADLNYSIVGGNPFKLFEIDTTSGVVSLVGKLAQKHYGLHRLVVQVNDSGQPPQSTITLVHVFVNESVSNATVVESQIAKSLHTPLTQDIAGDPSYELSKQRLSIVIGVVAGIVAVILIILIVVMARYCRSKNKNGYEAGKKDHEDFFTPQQHDKSKKPKKDKKNKKSKQPLYSSIVTVEASKPNGQRYDSVNEKLTDSPTMGRYRSVNGGPGSPDLARHYKSSSPLPTVQLHPQSPTAGKKHQAVQELPPANTFVGAGDNISIGSDHCSEYSCQTNNKYSKQVVIDIAGDRHPFRRVTFSVVSQPQDPHQGSLQSCYDSGLEESETPSSKSSSGPRLGALPLPEDNYERTTPDGSVGEAEHMENVMTMPTTTGRNNDQTEMNLYLADSI from the coding sequence ATGCGGACTCTCGGACTCAAATCCCTGCCACTGTTGCTCCTATTCCTGCTTGTGGCGCCGGCTCTGGTACCAGGCAAGCGTGTGCTGCGCTACAGGCTGGCGGAGGAAGGACCAGCAGACGTGCGTGTGGGTAACGTGGCTGCCGATCTGGATATCGTGGCAGGCTCTGGGGAGGTGACCTTCAGCTTGGAATCAGGTGGCGAGTACCTAAAGATTGACAACGTGACGGGGGAGCTGAGTACGGGGGAGCGGCGCGTGGACCGTGAGAAGCTGCCGCAATGCCAGATGATCTTTGATGAGAATGAGTGCTTCATCGACTTCGAGGTGTCGGTGATTGGGCCCTCACAGAGCTGGGTGGACCTGTTTGAGGGTCGTGTAATTGTGGCTGACGTAAATGACAATACGCCCGTTTTCCCTTCGCCCGTGCTTACCCTCACCGTGGAGGAAAACCGGCCGGTGGGAACCCTTTATCTGCTGCCTACTGCCACCGACCGCGACTTCGGACGCAATGGCATCGAGCGTTATGAGCTCCTACAAGAGGGTGGCCGTGCTCTCCCACCGCCTTCCTCCCCAGGTGAAGGCAAAAGGCGGCCCGATGAACGGAGTAGTGGTGGAGGGGGCGTCTTTGAGCTGCAGGTGGCTGACACATCTGAGGGTGAGAAGCAGCCACAATTGATTGTCAAGGGTGCGCTGGATCGTGAGCAGCGTGACTCATATGAACTGACCCTGCGTGTGCGTGATGGCGGTGACCCTCCGCGTTCCTCACAGTCCATCCTTCGCGTGCTCATCACAGATGTGAATGATAACAGCCCACGCTTTGAGCGTAGCGTTTATGAGGCAGACCTGGCAGAGAATAGTGCACCTGGCACACCTATCCTACAGGTGCGCGCCACTGATGCTGATGCGGGCGTCAACGGGCAGCTAGAGTATGTGTTTGGTGCTGCCACTGAGTCAGTGCGCCGCCTGCTTCGCCTCGACGAGACTACAGGCTGGCTCAGTGTTTTGCACCGCATCGACCGCGAGGAGGTGGCACAGCTCCGCTTCACAGTAGCAGCACGTGACCGTGGCCAGCCCCCACGCTCTGACAAGGCCACAGTGGTACTGAACGTACGTGATGAGAATGACAATGTGCCTGTTGTTGACATCCGCAAGATTGGCCGTATCCCAGTCAAGGACGGAGTGGCGCATGTGGCTGAAGATGTGCTCGTTGACACGCCTGTAGCATTGGTACAGGTGTCTGATCGTGACCAGGGCGAGAATGGTGCTGTGACTTGCACGGTGGTTGGTGATGTGCCCTTTCAGCTCAAGCCAGCCAGTGATGGTGAGGGTGAGCAGAATAAGCGCAAGTACTTCCTTCACACTTCAGCACCTCTCGACTATGAGAGTGTGCGTGAGTACCATGTCGTTATTGTGGCTGTGGACTCGGGCAGCCCTAGCCTGTCCAGCAACAACTCTCTGCTTGTAAAGGTGGGAGACACTAATGACAATCCACCTCTCTTCAGCCAGAATGTGCTTGAGGTAGCCTTTCCTGAGAATAACCTTCCTGGTGAGCGTGTGGCTACCGTGCAAGCCACAGATGCCGATGGTGGCAAGAACTCTGAGTTGGCCTACTCTCTGGATCCGGCCGTGGCTGGCGTCTTTGCCATTGACCCAGACTCAGGCGACATCACCGTCAACAGTgtgctggacagggagcagaTGGACCACTATGAATTTAGGGTGACTGCCAAAGACAAGGGTGTCCCTGTTCTACAGGGCACGGCTACTGTGGTAGTGCAGGTGGCTGATCGCAATGACAACGAGCCCAAGTTCATGCAGGACATTTTCACTTTTTATGTTAAGGAGAACCTTCAGCCTAATAGCCCCGTGGGTATGGTCACAGTCATGGACGCTGATAAGGGGCGCAACGCTGAGATGAGCCTCTCTATTGAGGATAGCACCATTTTCTCCATCGAGAATGACACCGGTACCATCTATTCTACCGTATCTTTTGACAGGGAGCACCAAACCAGTTACACTTTCAGAGTGAAAGCAGTGGATGGAGGAGAGCCTCCTCGATCAGCCACAGCCACTGTATCTCTCTTTGTGATGGATGAAAATGACAATGCCCCTACTGTGTACTACCCCAGCAACCGCTCCCACGCTGTCCTCCTTCCTTCTAGCAATTTGCGCACTGTGGTGGCCACGATAAATGCCACTGATAACGATACGGGTGTCAATGCAGACCTGAACTATAGCATTGTTGGTGGCAATCCATTCAAACTGTTTGAAATTGACACCACCAGTGGCGTGGTTTCCTTGGTGGGCAAGCTGGCCCAAAAGCACTATGGCTTGCATCGGCTGGTAGTACAGGTGAATGATAGTGGCCAACCCCCGCAGTCCACCATCACTCTGGTACACGTCTTCGTCAATGAAAGCGTGTCTAATGCCACGGTGGTGGAATCTCAAATAGCAAAAAGTTTGCACACCCCTTTGACACAAGATATTGCTGGGGATCCCAGTTATGAACTGAGCAAGCAGAGACTTAGCATTGTCATTGGCGTGGTGGCTGGCATCGTGGCAGTCATCTTGATCATCTTAATCGTGGTCATGGCACGATATTGCAGGTCAAAGAACAAGAACGGATATGAAGCTGGTAAAAAGGATCATGAGGACTTTTTTACCCCCCAACAGCATGACAAATCTAAAAAACCgaaaaaagacaagaaaaataagaaatctAAACAGCCTCTCTACAGTAGCATTGTTACAGTAGAGGCATCCAAACCAAATGGACAGAGATATGACAGTGTCAATGAGAAGCTGACCGACAGCCCCACCATGGGACGATATCGCTCTGTCAATGGTGGGCCGGGAAGCCCTGACCTTGCAAGGCATTACAAATCCAGCTCCCCTCTTCCTACTGTTCAGCTTCACCCTCAGTCCCCAACCGCTGGGAAAAAACATCAGGCTGTACAAGAACTTCCACCAGCCAATACTTTTGTGGGAGCAGGAGACAACATTTCAATTGGATCAGATCACTGTTCAGAATATAGCTGTCAAACCAATAACAAGTACAGCAAACAG
- the PCDH7 gene encoding protocadherin-7 isoform X15, which yields MRTLGLKSLPLLLLFLLVAPALVPGKRVLRYRLAEEGPADVRVGNVAADLDIVAGSGEVTFSLESGGEYLKIDNVTGELSTGERRVDREKLPQCQMIFDENECFIDFEVSVIGPSQSWVDLFEGRVIVADVNDNTPVFPSPVLTLTVEENRPVGTLYLLPTATDRDFGRNGIERYELLQEGGRALPPPSSPGEGKRRPDERSSGGGGVFELQVADTSEGEKQPQLIVKGALDREQRDSYELTLRVRDGGDPPRSSQSILRVLITDVNDNSPRFERSVYEADLAENSAPGTPILQVRATDADAGVNGQLEYVFGAATESVRRLLRLDETTGWLSVLHRIDREEVAQLRFTVAARDRGQPPRSDKATVVLNVRDENDNVPVVDIRKIGRIPVKDGVAHVAEDVLVDTPVALVQVSDRDQGENGAVTCTVVGDVPFQLKPASDGEGEQNKRKYFLHTSAPLDYESVREYHVVIVAVDSGSPSLSSNNSLLVKVGDTNDNPPLFSQNVLEVAFPENNLPGERVATVQATDADGGKNSELAYSLDPAVAGVFAIDPDSGDITVNSVLDREQMDHYEFRVTAKDKGVPVLQGTATVVVQVADRNDNEPKFMQDIFTFYVKENLQPNSPVGMVTVMDADKGRNAEMSLSIEDSTIFSIENDTGTIYSTVSFDREHQTSYTFRVKAVDGGEPPRSATATVSLFVMDENDNAPTVYYPSNRSHAVLLPSSNLRTVVATINATDNDTGVNADLNYSIVGGNPFKLFEIDTTSGVVSLVGKLAQKHYGLHRLVVQVNDSGQPPQSTITLVHVFVNESVSNATVVESQIAKSLHTPLTQDIAGDPSYELSKQRLSIVIGVVAGIVAVILIILIVVMARYCRSKNKNGYEAGKKDHEDFFTPQQHDKSKKPKKDKKNKKSKQPLYSSIVTVEASKPNGQRYDSVNEKLTDSPTMGRYRSVNGGPGSPDLARHYKSSSPLPTVQLHPQSPTAGKKHQAVQELPPANTFVGAGDNISIGSDHCSEYSCQTNNKYSKQVVIDIAGDRHPFRRVTFSVVSQPQDPHQGSLQSCYDSGLEESETPSSKSSSGPRLGALPLPEDNYERTTPDGSVGEAEHMENVNVIAFLTKPRGKIWGRNGDLP from the coding sequence ATGCGGACTCTCGGACTCAAATCCCTGCCACTGTTGCTCCTATTCCTGCTTGTGGCGCCGGCTCTGGTACCAGGCAAGCGTGTGCTGCGCTACAGGCTGGCGGAGGAAGGACCAGCAGACGTGCGTGTGGGTAACGTGGCTGCCGATCTGGATATCGTGGCAGGCTCTGGGGAGGTGACCTTCAGCTTGGAATCAGGTGGCGAGTACCTAAAGATTGACAACGTGACGGGGGAGCTGAGTACGGGGGAGCGGCGCGTGGACCGTGAGAAGCTGCCGCAATGCCAGATGATCTTTGATGAGAATGAGTGCTTCATCGACTTCGAGGTGTCGGTGATTGGGCCCTCACAGAGCTGGGTGGACCTGTTTGAGGGTCGTGTAATTGTGGCTGACGTAAATGACAATACGCCCGTTTTCCCTTCGCCCGTGCTTACCCTCACCGTGGAGGAAAACCGGCCGGTGGGAACCCTTTATCTGCTGCCTACTGCCACCGACCGCGACTTCGGACGCAATGGCATCGAGCGTTATGAGCTCCTACAAGAGGGTGGCCGTGCTCTCCCACCGCCTTCCTCCCCAGGTGAAGGCAAAAGGCGGCCCGATGAACGGAGTAGTGGTGGAGGGGGCGTCTTTGAGCTGCAGGTGGCTGACACATCTGAGGGTGAGAAGCAGCCACAATTGATTGTCAAGGGTGCGCTGGATCGTGAGCAGCGTGACTCATATGAACTGACCCTGCGTGTGCGTGATGGCGGTGACCCTCCGCGTTCCTCACAGTCCATCCTTCGCGTGCTCATCACAGATGTGAATGATAACAGCCCACGCTTTGAGCGTAGCGTTTATGAGGCAGACCTGGCAGAGAATAGTGCACCTGGCACACCTATCCTACAGGTGCGCGCCACTGATGCTGATGCGGGCGTCAACGGGCAGCTAGAGTATGTGTTTGGTGCTGCCACTGAGTCAGTGCGCCGCCTGCTTCGCCTCGACGAGACTACAGGCTGGCTCAGTGTTTTGCACCGCATCGACCGCGAGGAGGTGGCACAGCTCCGCTTCACAGTAGCAGCACGTGACCGTGGCCAGCCCCCACGCTCTGACAAGGCCACAGTGGTACTGAACGTACGTGATGAGAATGACAATGTGCCTGTTGTTGACATCCGCAAGATTGGCCGTATCCCAGTCAAGGACGGAGTGGCGCATGTGGCTGAAGATGTGCTCGTTGACACGCCTGTAGCATTGGTACAGGTGTCTGATCGTGACCAGGGCGAGAATGGTGCTGTGACTTGCACGGTGGTTGGTGATGTGCCCTTTCAGCTCAAGCCAGCCAGTGATGGTGAGGGTGAGCAGAATAAGCGCAAGTACTTCCTTCACACTTCAGCACCTCTCGACTATGAGAGTGTGCGTGAGTACCATGTCGTTATTGTGGCTGTGGACTCGGGCAGCCCTAGCCTGTCCAGCAACAACTCTCTGCTTGTAAAGGTGGGAGACACTAATGACAATCCACCTCTCTTCAGCCAGAATGTGCTTGAGGTAGCCTTTCCTGAGAATAACCTTCCTGGTGAGCGTGTGGCTACCGTGCAAGCCACAGATGCCGATGGTGGCAAGAACTCTGAGTTGGCCTACTCTCTGGATCCGGCCGTGGCTGGCGTCTTTGCCATTGACCCAGACTCAGGCGACATCACCGTCAACAGTgtgctggacagggagcagaTGGACCACTATGAATTTAGGGTGACTGCCAAAGACAAGGGTGTCCCTGTTCTACAGGGCACGGCTACTGTGGTAGTGCAGGTGGCTGATCGCAATGACAACGAGCCCAAGTTCATGCAGGACATTTTCACTTTTTATGTTAAGGAGAACCTTCAGCCTAATAGCCCCGTGGGTATGGTCACAGTCATGGACGCTGATAAGGGGCGCAACGCTGAGATGAGCCTCTCTATTGAGGATAGCACCATTTTCTCCATCGAGAATGACACCGGTACCATCTATTCTACCGTATCTTTTGACAGGGAGCACCAAACCAGTTACACTTTCAGAGTGAAAGCAGTGGATGGAGGAGAGCCTCCTCGATCAGCCACAGCCACTGTATCTCTCTTTGTGATGGATGAAAATGACAATGCCCCTACTGTGTACTACCCCAGCAACCGCTCCCACGCTGTCCTCCTTCCTTCTAGCAATTTGCGCACTGTGGTGGCCACGATAAATGCCACTGATAACGATACGGGTGTCAATGCAGACCTGAACTATAGCATTGTTGGTGGCAATCCATTCAAACTGTTTGAAATTGACACCACCAGTGGCGTGGTTTCCTTGGTGGGCAAGCTGGCCCAAAAGCACTATGGCTTGCATCGGCTGGTAGTACAGGTGAATGATAGTGGCCAACCCCCGCAGTCCACCATCACTCTGGTACACGTCTTCGTCAATGAAAGCGTGTCTAATGCCACGGTGGTGGAATCTCAAATAGCAAAAAGTTTGCACACCCCTTTGACACAAGATATTGCTGGGGATCCCAGTTATGAACTGAGCAAGCAGAGACTTAGCATTGTCATTGGCGTGGTGGCTGGCATCGTGGCAGTCATCTTGATCATCTTAATCGTGGTCATGGCACGATATTGCAGGTCAAAGAACAAGAACGGATATGAAGCTGGTAAAAAGGATCATGAGGACTTTTTTACCCCCCAACAGCATGACAAATCTAAAAAACCgaaaaaagacaagaaaaataagaaatctAAACAGCCTCTCTACAGTAGCATTGTTACAGTAGAGGCATCCAAACCAAATGGACAGAGATATGACAGTGTCAATGAGAAGCTGACCGACAGCCCCACCATGGGACGATATCGCTCTGTCAATGGTGGGCCGGGAAGCCCTGACCTTGCAAGGCATTACAAATCCAGCTCCCCTCTTCCTACTGTTCAGCTTCACCCTCAGTCCCCAACCGCTGGGAAAAAACATCAGGCTGTACAAGAACTTCCACCAGCCAATACTTTTGTGGGAGCAGGAGACAACATTTCAATTGGATCAGATCACTGTTCAGAATATAGCTGTCAAACCAATAACAAGTACAGCAAACAG
- the PCDH7 gene encoding protocadherin-7 isoform X14, with translation MRTLGLKSLPLLLLFLLVAPALVPGKRVLRYRLAEEGPADVRVGNVAADLDIVAGSGEVTFSLESGGEYLKIDNVTGELSTGERRVDREKLPQCQMIFDENECFIDFEVSVIGPSQSWVDLFEGRVIVADVNDNTPVFPSPVLTLTVEENRPVGTLYLLPTATDRDFGRNGIERYELLQEGGRALPPPSSPGEGKRRPDERSSGGGGVFELQVADTSEGEKQPQLIVKGALDREQRDSYELTLRVRDGGDPPRSSQSILRVLITDVNDNSPRFERSVYEADLAENSAPGTPILQVRATDADAGVNGQLEYVFGAATESVRRLLRLDETTGWLSVLHRIDREEVAQLRFTVAARDRGQPPRSDKATVVLNVRDENDNVPVVDIRKIGRIPVKDGVAHVAEDVLVDTPVALVQVSDRDQGENGAVTCTVVGDVPFQLKPASDGEGEQNKRKYFLHTSAPLDYESVREYHVVIVAVDSGSPSLSSNNSLLVKVGDTNDNPPLFSQNVLEVAFPENNLPGERVATVQATDADGGKNSELAYSLDPAVAGVFAIDPDSGDITVNSVLDREQMDHYEFRVTAKDKGVPVLQGTATVVVQVADRNDNEPKFMQDIFTFYVKENLQPNSPVGMVTVMDADKGRNAEMSLSIEDSTIFSIENDTGTIYSTVSFDREHQTSYTFRVKAVDGGEPPRSATATVSLFVMDENDNAPTVYYPSNRSHAVLLPSSNLRTVVATINATDNDTGVNADLNYSIVGGNPFKLFEIDTTSGVVSLVGKLAQKHYGLHRLVVQVNDSGQPPQSTITLVHVFVNESVSNATVVESQIAKSLHTPLTQDIAGDPSYELSKQRLSIVIGVVAGIVAVILIILIVVMARYCRSKNKNGYEAGKKDHEDFFTPQQHDKSKKPKKDKKNKKSKQPLYSSIVTVEASKPNGQRYDSVNEKLTDSPTMGRYRSVNGGPGSPDLARHYKSSSPLPTVQLHPQSPTAGKKHQAVQELPPANTFVGAGDNISIGSDHCSEYSCQTNNKYSKQVVIDIAGDRHPFRRVTFSVVSQPQDPHQGSLQSCYDSGLEESETPSSKSSSGPRLGALPLPEDNYERTTPDGSVGEAEHMENVIFGEKCFCAAPWKTGYCAGSER, from the coding sequence ATGCGGACTCTCGGACTCAAATCCCTGCCACTGTTGCTCCTATTCCTGCTTGTGGCGCCGGCTCTGGTACCAGGCAAGCGTGTGCTGCGCTACAGGCTGGCGGAGGAAGGACCAGCAGACGTGCGTGTGGGTAACGTGGCTGCCGATCTGGATATCGTGGCAGGCTCTGGGGAGGTGACCTTCAGCTTGGAATCAGGTGGCGAGTACCTAAAGATTGACAACGTGACGGGGGAGCTGAGTACGGGGGAGCGGCGCGTGGACCGTGAGAAGCTGCCGCAATGCCAGATGATCTTTGATGAGAATGAGTGCTTCATCGACTTCGAGGTGTCGGTGATTGGGCCCTCACAGAGCTGGGTGGACCTGTTTGAGGGTCGTGTAATTGTGGCTGACGTAAATGACAATACGCCCGTTTTCCCTTCGCCCGTGCTTACCCTCACCGTGGAGGAAAACCGGCCGGTGGGAACCCTTTATCTGCTGCCTACTGCCACCGACCGCGACTTCGGACGCAATGGCATCGAGCGTTATGAGCTCCTACAAGAGGGTGGCCGTGCTCTCCCACCGCCTTCCTCCCCAGGTGAAGGCAAAAGGCGGCCCGATGAACGGAGTAGTGGTGGAGGGGGCGTCTTTGAGCTGCAGGTGGCTGACACATCTGAGGGTGAGAAGCAGCCACAATTGATTGTCAAGGGTGCGCTGGATCGTGAGCAGCGTGACTCATATGAACTGACCCTGCGTGTGCGTGATGGCGGTGACCCTCCGCGTTCCTCACAGTCCATCCTTCGCGTGCTCATCACAGATGTGAATGATAACAGCCCACGCTTTGAGCGTAGCGTTTATGAGGCAGACCTGGCAGAGAATAGTGCACCTGGCACACCTATCCTACAGGTGCGCGCCACTGATGCTGATGCGGGCGTCAACGGGCAGCTAGAGTATGTGTTTGGTGCTGCCACTGAGTCAGTGCGCCGCCTGCTTCGCCTCGACGAGACTACAGGCTGGCTCAGTGTTTTGCACCGCATCGACCGCGAGGAGGTGGCACAGCTCCGCTTCACAGTAGCAGCACGTGACCGTGGCCAGCCCCCACGCTCTGACAAGGCCACAGTGGTACTGAACGTACGTGATGAGAATGACAATGTGCCTGTTGTTGACATCCGCAAGATTGGCCGTATCCCAGTCAAGGACGGAGTGGCGCATGTGGCTGAAGATGTGCTCGTTGACACGCCTGTAGCATTGGTACAGGTGTCTGATCGTGACCAGGGCGAGAATGGTGCTGTGACTTGCACGGTGGTTGGTGATGTGCCCTTTCAGCTCAAGCCAGCCAGTGATGGTGAGGGTGAGCAGAATAAGCGCAAGTACTTCCTTCACACTTCAGCACCTCTCGACTATGAGAGTGTGCGTGAGTACCATGTCGTTATTGTGGCTGTGGACTCGGGCAGCCCTAGCCTGTCCAGCAACAACTCTCTGCTTGTAAAGGTGGGAGACACTAATGACAATCCACCTCTCTTCAGCCAGAATGTGCTTGAGGTAGCCTTTCCTGAGAATAACCTTCCTGGTGAGCGTGTGGCTACCGTGCAAGCCACAGATGCCGATGGTGGCAAGAACTCTGAGTTGGCCTACTCTCTGGATCCGGCCGTGGCTGGCGTCTTTGCCATTGACCCAGACTCAGGCGACATCACCGTCAACAGTgtgctggacagggagcagaTGGACCACTATGAATTTAGGGTGACTGCCAAAGACAAGGGTGTCCCTGTTCTACAGGGCACGGCTACTGTGGTAGTGCAGGTGGCTGATCGCAATGACAACGAGCCCAAGTTCATGCAGGACATTTTCACTTTTTATGTTAAGGAGAACCTTCAGCCTAATAGCCCCGTGGGTATGGTCACAGTCATGGACGCTGATAAGGGGCGCAACGCTGAGATGAGCCTCTCTATTGAGGATAGCACCATTTTCTCCATCGAGAATGACACCGGTACCATCTATTCTACCGTATCTTTTGACAGGGAGCACCAAACCAGTTACACTTTCAGAGTGAAAGCAGTGGATGGAGGAGAGCCTCCTCGATCAGCCACAGCCACTGTATCTCTCTTTGTGATGGATGAAAATGACAATGCCCCTACTGTGTACTACCCCAGCAACCGCTCCCACGCTGTCCTCCTTCCTTCTAGCAATTTGCGCACTGTGGTGGCCACGATAAATGCCACTGATAACGATACGGGTGTCAATGCAGACCTGAACTATAGCATTGTTGGTGGCAATCCATTCAAACTGTTTGAAATTGACACCACCAGTGGCGTGGTTTCCTTGGTGGGCAAGCTGGCCCAAAAGCACTATGGCTTGCATCGGCTGGTAGTACAGGTGAATGATAGTGGCCAACCCCCGCAGTCCACCATCACTCTGGTACACGTCTTCGTCAATGAAAGCGTGTCTAATGCCACGGTGGTGGAATCTCAAATAGCAAAAAGTTTGCACACCCCTTTGACACAAGATATTGCTGGGGATCCCAGTTATGAACTGAGCAAGCAGAGACTTAGCATTGTCATTGGCGTGGTGGCTGGCATCGTGGCAGTCATCTTGATCATCTTAATCGTGGTCATGGCACGATATTGCAGGTCAAAGAACAAGAACGGATATGAAGCTGGTAAAAAGGATCATGAGGACTTTTTTACCCCCCAACAGCATGACAAATCTAAAAAACCgaaaaaagacaagaaaaataagaaatctAAACAGCCTCTCTACAGTAGCATTGTTACAGTAGAGGCATCCAAACCAAATGGACAGAGATATGACAGTGTCAATGAGAAGCTGACCGACAGCCCCACCATGGGACGATATCGCTCTGTCAATGGTGGGCCGGGAAGCCCTGACCTTGCAAGGCATTACAAATCCAGCTCCCCTCTTCCTACTGTTCAGCTTCACCCTCAGTCCCCAACCGCTGGGAAAAAACATCAGGCTGTACAAGAACTTCCACCAGCCAATACTTTTGTGGGAGCAGGAGACAACATTTCAATTGGATCAGATCACTGTTCAGAATATAGCTGTCAAACCAATAACAAGTACAGCAAACAG